In a genomic window of Pelotomaculum thermopropionicum SI:
- a CDS encoding uncharacterized conserved protein: MIPVKVKEIAYDIMMNPVVLLIDEEELKALPIWVGHFEAHAIALALQGIRLDRPMTHDLLKSICDRLEAKLSMVVIVDVRDGTYFAELHMWHQGNKLVIDSRPSDAIALALRTETPIYLSEKVAQGTLAIKDLLSEEQQQELKELLESRRPNDFKKSLH; encoded by the coding sequence ATGATCCCCGTCAAGGTAAAGGAAATTGCTTACGACATCATGATGAACCCGGTTGTCCTGCTCATAGACGAGGAAGAACTGAAAGCCCTGCCCATATGGGTAGGCCATTTTGAGGCCCATGCCATTGCCCTCGCCCTGCAAGGAATCAGGCTTGACCGCCCCATGACCCACGACCTTTTAAAGTCCATTTGCGACCGGCTGGAGGCTAAGCTGAGCATGGTTGTAATTGTTGACGTAAGGGACGGTACTTATTTTGCCGAACTGCACATGTGGCACCAGGGGAACAAGCTGGTAATCGACTCCCGCCCCAGCGACGCCATTGCCCTTGCCCTCCGCACCGAGACGCCCATCTACCTGAGCGAGAAGGTGGCCCAGGGCACTCTGGCCATCAAGGACCTGCTCAGCGAAGAGCAGCAGCAGGAGTTAAAAGAGCTGCTAGAATCCAGGCGGCCCAACGATTTTAAAAAGTCCCTGCATTAA
- the MMT1 gene encoding predicted Co/Zn/Cd cation transporters, with protein MSIISNTILTFGKLAVGISMNSVSVISEAVHSGMDLVAALIAFFSVRESSKPADERHHYGHGKFENLAGILEALLILAAAVMIIINAWTKLRGGMEIHSLGLGAAVMVLSALVNFFVSRELMRVARETDSPALAADSWHLRTDVYTSLGVLAGIAAIKATGLAVLDPLIAMGVAVLILKAGIDLIRDSMRSMLDVRLPVTEEKEIREVLKKYSGQFVEFHKLRTRKAGSQRYIDLHLVVPREWAIKKVHSLCDQIEEDIGRRFADSHVLIHTEPCGQCCEECSKAEGDNRAGTGCGSS; from the coding sequence TTGTCAATAATTTCGAATACCATACTAACCTTTGGCAAGCTGGCCGTGGGCATTTCCATGAACTCCGTAAGCGTAATATCGGAAGCGGTGCATTCCGGCATGGATCTGGTGGCCGCCCTGATTGCCTTTTTCTCCGTCAGGGAATCGTCCAAACCTGCCGACGAACGGCATCACTACGGCCACGGCAAATTTGAAAACCTGGCCGGCATCCTCGAAGCCCTTTTAATACTGGCAGCAGCAGTCATGATTATCATTAACGCCTGGACAAAGCTGCGCGGCGGGATGGAAATTCATTCCCTGGGCCTGGGGGCGGCGGTAATGGTCCTGTCGGCGCTCGTGAACTTTTTTGTGTCCAGGGAGTTGATGCGGGTGGCCCGGGAAACCGATTCCCCGGCGCTGGCTGCAGATTCGTGGCACCTGCGCACGGATGTTTATACCTCGCTGGGCGTCCTGGCCGGGATCGCCGCCATCAAGGCAACCGGACTGGCGGTGCTGGACCCGCTTATAGCTATGGGGGTGGCCGTGCTGATCCTGAAGGCGGGAATTGATCTCATCCGCGACTCCATGCGGAGCATGCTCGACGTGCGCCTGCCGGTGACGGAAGAGAAAGAGATCAGGGAGGTTCTGAAAAAGTATTCCGGGCAGTTCGTGGAGTTTCATAAACTAAGAACAAGAAAGGCCGGTTCTCAGCGCTACATCGATCTGCACCTGGTGGTTCCAAGGGAGTGGGCCATTAAAAAGGTTCATTCTCTGTGCGACCAGATCGAGGAGGATATCGGCCGCAGGTTTGCGGACTCGCATGTCCTGATTCATACCGAACCGTGCGGCCAGTGCTGCGAGGAGTGCAGCAAGGCCGAAGGAGACAACCGGGCAGGGACCGGTTGCGGATCTTCATAG
- a CDS encoding hypothetical protein (containing DksA (COG1734), DnaK suppressor protein) → MEVEAVQQEMLMKFKQRLLDERENLTRRIDFIDGQGLGVAMEDSIGELSTCDNHPADIGSELFERSKDFALRENAMLAVAAIDRALAKIENGTYGKCDNCGREIPLERLEAVPSTVCCKKCKEAEEKNTRPEARPVEEDVLARPFARTWNDATGDVMYDGEDAWQEVARYSETTDEWSRGGTYYGYSEFDLVEDRGSVEEVDNIPYEVGDDGVIYKNFRGIDDESAPAEKVDTGLEHGDGRK, encoded by the coding sequence ATGGAGGTAGAAGCGGTGCAGCAGGAAATGCTTATGAAGTTCAAGCAGCGCCTTCTTGATGAGAGGGAAAATTTAACCCGCCGGATCGATTTCATAGACGGTCAGGGGCTTGGGGTGGCGATGGAGGACTCCATCGGCGAGCTTTCAACCTGCGACAACCACCCGGCGGACATCGGCTCCGAGCTGTTTGAGCGGAGCAAGGATTTCGCCCTGCGGGAGAACGCCATGCTTGCCGTTGCAGCTATAGACCGCGCTCTTGCCAAAATAGAGAACGGAACTTACGGAAAATGCGATAACTGCGGCAGGGAGATACCTCTGGAAAGACTCGAGGCCGTGCCTTCAACGGTCTGTTGCAAAAAGTGCAAGGAAGCGGAAGAAAAGAACACGCGCCCGGAGGCGCGACCGGTGGAGGAAGATGTTCTCGCCAGGCCGTTTGCCAGGACGTGGAACGATGCAACCGGAGACGTTATGTATGACGGGGAGGATGCCTGGCAGGAAGTGGCCCGCTATAGCGAAACCACCGACGAATGGTCAAGAGGGGGCACCTATTACGGTTATTCCGAATTCGACCTGGTTGAGGACAGGGGATCGGTGGAGGAAGTTGACAACATTCCTTATGAGGTTGGCGACGATGGGGTTATCTACAAGAATTTTCGCGGGATTGACGACGAAAGCGCTCCGGCCGAAAAGGTGGATACGGGGCTTGAACACGGCGATGGCCGCAAATAA
- the UspA gene encoding universal stress protein UspA and related nucleotide-binding proteins — MERKVLLASDGSENALRAADFAAGLAASLPDLKITVLVVNDVLEKMKYYSPLHSPVIFEEFDAFFKAKSEDALKRTLEALEKHGLQAEGVIKVGNPAQEIVNFAREGGFKQIVIGSRGLGSLKGIVLGSVSLKVVHLADCPVTVVK; from the coding sequence ATGGAACGCAAAGTGCTCCTGGCCTCGGACGGCTCGGAAAACGCCCTCCGGGCGGCGGATTTTGCGGCCGGGCTGGCCGCGTCCCTGCCGGATCTCAAAATAACCGTACTGGTTGTTAACGACGTCCTGGAGAAGATGAAGTACTATTCTCCTCTGCATTCCCCGGTAATTTTTGAGGAATTCGATGCCTTCTTTAAGGCCAAGTCGGAAGACGCCCTGAAAAGGACGCTCGAAGCGCTCGAAAAGCACGGCCTGCAGGCCGAGGGTGTCATTAAAGTGGGAAACCCCGCCCAGGAAATAGTGAACTTTGCCCGGGAGGGCGGCTTTAAACAAATTGTAATAGGCAGCAGGGGGCTGGGCAGCCTGAAAGGAATAGTTCTCGGGAGCGTCAGCTTGAAGGTCGTGCACCTGGCCGACTGCCCCGTTACGGTTGTGAAATAA
- a CDS encoding uncharacterized conserved protein, translated as MITLEDIKKDPVVDAFIRKGNKYLGVMGYTEHSYRHVNLVSSIARNILERLGYPPRQAELASIAGYMHDIGNVVSRNDHGISGAVIAYPILMQMGMHPDEIATVISAIANHEEQYGHAVNSVAAALIVADKSDVHRSRVRNPDFATFDIHDRVNYAVEHSFLWVAEDKRTITMELTIDIDICPVMEYFEIFLSRMIMCRRAAAFLKCKFELVVNGAKLL; from the coding sequence ATGATTACCCTTGAGGATATAAAAAAAGACCCGGTTGTTGACGCTTTTATCCGCAAGGGCAACAAGTACCTGGGTGTTATGGGTTATACCGAACACAGCTACCGCCATGTCAATCTGGTTTCCAGCATAGCCAGGAACATCCTGGAACGTCTGGGGTATCCCCCCAGGCAGGCCGAACTGGCTTCCATTGCCGGGTACATGCACGACATCGGGAATGTGGTCAGCCGCAACGACCACGGCATTTCCGGGGCGGTGATTGCCTACCCGATCCTGATGCAAATGGGCATGCACCCGGATGAAATTGCCACCGTCATCTCGGCAATTGCCAACCACGAAGAGCAGTACGGGCATGCCGTCAACAGCGTGGCGGCAGCTTTGATTGTGGCCGACAAGTCCGATGTGCACCGCTCCCGGGTGCGCAATCCGGATTTTGCCACCTTCGACATTCACGACCGGGTAAACTACGCCGTCGAGCACTCCTTCCTGTGGGTTGCGGAAGACAAGCGCACCATCACCATGGAGCTGACCATTGACATTGACATCTGTCCGGTAATGGAATATTTTGAAATATTCTTAAGCCGCATGATCATGTGCAGGCGGGCGGCAGCTTTTCTGAAGTGCAAATTCGAGCTGGTGGTCAACGGGGCCAAGTTGCTGTAG
- the SecF gene encoding preprotein translocase subunit SecF, with amino-acid sequence MLRERMPFHFIKLRKIWYAISVLIIVPGIISLFSQGLNMGIDFSGGSLFDLKFNQPTAVEQVRSVLGGFGLEGASIQRSNETDFLIRTRELTEEESTKVVQALNEKLGGVTLQRSERVGPVVGRELIMKALGALAVASVLMVIYIAWRFEFKQGVAAIISLLHDVLVVVGIFSIFQIEIDSAFIAAILTIIGYSINDTIVIFDRIRENLLNKKKGDALEDIINASLWQTIARSINTVLTVEFVLVALLLLGGTTIRSMVLALLVGVTSGAYSSIFNASPLWFDFKRLERRGRPRTARA; translated from the coding sequence ATGTTAAGGGAAAGAATGCCTTTCCACTTTATAAAGCTGAGAAAGATCTGGTACGCCATTTCCGTCCTCATTATCGTGCCAGGTATTATATCGCTTTTCAGCCAGGGCCTGAATATGGGTATCGACTTCAGTGGCGGCAGCCTTTTCGACCTGAAGTTCAATCAGCCCACCGCTGTAGAACAGGTCAGGAGTGTGCTTGGCGGCTTCGGCCTGGAAGGAGCTTCTATACAGCGCAGCAATGAGACCGACTTTCTAATCAGAACCAGGGAACTGACCGAAGAAGAGAGCACAAAGGTGGTTCAGGCTCTGAATGAAAAACTCGGAGGGGTTACCCTGCAGCGCAGCGAGCGGGTCGGGCCGGTAGTCGGGCGCGAGCTGATCATGAAGGCGCTTGGGGCGCTGGCCGTAGCCTCCGTCTTAATGGTCATTTATATTGCCTGGCGCTTTGAGTTTAAACAGGGCGTAGCTGCCATAATCTCGCTGCTGCACGATGTGCTGGTGGTTGTGGGCATATTTTCCATTTTCCAGATTGAGATTGACAGCGCCTTTATAGCCGCAATCCTGACCATCATCGGATATTCAATCAACGATACAATAGTTATTTTCGACCGGATTCGCGAGAACCTCCTGAACAAGAAAAAAGGCGATGCCCTTGAGGATATCATTAACGCCAGCCTGTGGCAGACCATTGCCCGTTCCATTAACACGGTGCTGACGGTGGAATTCGTCCTGGTGGCCCTGTTGTTGCTGGGCGGCACCACCATCCGCAGTATGGTCCTGGCCTTGCTGGTGGGCGTTACCAGCGGCGCCTATTCCTCCATTTTTAACGCCAGTCCGCTGTGGTTCGATTTTAAGAGGCTGGAGCGCCGGGGCCGGCCCCGGACGGCCCGGGCCTGA
- the SecD gene encoding preprotein translocase subunit SecD — protein sequence MKWDKILKLAGIILAVAAVAVLAVWPVFPGVKWLPFTKLIKQGLDLKGGVHVVLEATDTPEAPVTPERVKQAMAIIENRVNAFGVAEPIIQQQGSRRIIVELAGVEDPDEAIRTLIKTAYLEFKTEDGTTVLTGRHLKNAVESKDPQSGRITVNLEFEPEGAKIFADVTAANVDRRIAILLDGNVLQAPVVQEPIPNGRAEITGYESLEEAHNIAILLRSGALPVKLEVMEKRTVGPTLGADSLNRSVKAGIAGLAAILIFMAAYYRVPGLVANLALVIYALLVLIIFAALNVTMTLPGIAGFLLSMGMAVDANVIIFERLKEELWTGKTLRSAIDVGFKRAFVAIFDSNVTTLIAAAVLYYFGTGPIKGFAVTLSIGILVSMFTAIAVTRWLLHLVAASNLVRNVKMYGG from the coding sequence ATGAAGTGGGACAAGATCCTTAAACTGGCGGGAATAATTCTGGCCGTTGCGGCAGTGGCCGTCCTGGCCGTGTGGCCGGTGTTCCCGGGAGTCAAGTGGCTTCCCTTTACCAAGTTAATAAAACAGGGCCTCGACCTTAAAGGGGGAGTTCACGTAGTCCTGGAGGCCACGGATACGCCCGAGGCTCCTGTTACTCCGGAAAGGGTTAAACAGGCCATGGCCATCATTGAGAACAGGGTCAACGCGTTTGGCGTTGCCGAGCCAATTATTCAGCAGCAGGGTTCGCGGCGAATCATTGTGGAGCTGGCAGGAGTGGAAGACCCGGATGAAGCCATCCGCACGCTCATAAAAACTGCCTATCTGGAGTTTAAAACCGAGGACGGGACAACCGTGCTTACCGGCCGTCATTTGAAGAACGCTGTTGAATCCAAGGACCCCCAGAGCGGGCGAATTACGGTTAATCTGGAGTTTGAGCCGGAGGGCGCCAAGATATTTGCCGACGTAACCGCTGCCAATGTAGACAGGCGGATAGCCATCCTGCTTGACGGGAATGTGCTTCAGGCCCCGGTGGTGCAGGAGCCGATACCCAACGGCCGGGCTGAAATTACCGGTTACGAGTCGCTGGAGGAGGCGCATAACATTGCAATCCTGCTCCGCTCCGGCGCCCTGCCGGTAAAACTGGAGGTAATGGAAAAGCGGACGGTAGGCCCGACGCTGGGGGCGGACTCCCTGAACAGGTCCGTTAAGGCCGGCATTGCCGGGCTGGCGGCAATTTTAATATTTATGGCAGCCTATTACCGGGTGCCGGGCCTGGTGGCCAACCTGGCGCTTGTTATTTATGCCCTTTTGGTATTGATAATTTTTGCCGCTCTTAACGTGACCATGACTCTGCCTGGCATTGCCGGATTTTTGCTGTCCATGGGCATGGCGGTGGATGCCAACGTAATTATTTTTGAGCGCCTGAAGGAAGAACTGTGGACCGGCAAGACGCTGCGTTCGGCCATTGACGTCGGGTTTAAGAGGGCCTTTGTGGCCATATTCGACTCAAACGTAACCACCCTGATTGCCGCAGCAGTTCTTTACTACTTCGGAACCGGGCCGATTAAGGGTTTTGCCGTGACGCTCTCCATCGGTATCCTGGTCAGCATGTTTACCGCCATTGCCGTGACCAGGTGGCTTTTGCACCTGGTGGCCGCCAGCAACCTGGTGCGGAACGTCAAAATGTACGGGGGATAG
- the YajC gene encoding preprotein translocase subunit YajC codes for MFNNSQMISLLYIIGLFALLYFLMIRPQQQRQKKHQEMLRKLKPDDRVITIGGIYGTVVKIKDDSVILRVADNVRMEFLKSAISQVTASKEEAEKGKE; via the coding sequence GTGTTTAACAATTCCCAAATGATTTCTTTGCTGTACATTATAGGCCTGTTCGCTTTGCTTTACTTCCTGATGATCCGGCCTCAGCAGCAACGCCAGAAAAAGCACCAGGAGATGCTGAGGAAGCTTAAGCCGGATGACAGGGTAATCACCATCGGCGGGATTTACGGCACTGTCGTTAAAATAAAGGACGACTCCGTTATTTTAAGGGTGGCCGACAATGTCCGGATGGAGTTTTTGAAGAGCGCTATCTCCCAGGTCACTGCCAGCAAGGAAGAAGCAGAGAAGGGCAAGGAGTAG
- the Tgt gene encoding queuine/archaeosine tRNA-ribosyltransferase, producing the protein MAVSFTITYKDESTGARLGLLYTPHGTVETPVFMPVGTQATVKTMTPEEVRDIGGRMILSNTYHLYLRPGHELIREAGGLHRFMHWDGPILTDSGGFQVFSLGPLRKVSEEGVAFRSHIDGSEHFFSPEKAMEVQMALGSDIAMAFDECAPYPCSREYALAATERTTRWARRCRTAHDREDQGLFGIVQGGTFKDLRERSARELVELDFPGYAIGGLSVGEPKQLMYEVLDYTVPLLPEEKPRYLMGVGSPDCLVEGVLRGIDMFDCVLPTRIARNGTALTRQGRLVVRNAEYARDFSPLEPDCDCYACRNYTRAYIRHLIKANEILGIRLTTIHNLYFIMKLMEEIRAAVRQGRMLQFRDDFLRKYQGD; encoded by the coding sequence ATGGCCGTAAGCTTCACCATCACTTATAAGGATGAAAGCACGGGCGCCAGGCTGGGGCTTTTGTATACCCCCCACGGTACCGTGGAAACTCCGGTTTTTATGCCGGTAGGCACCCAGGCCACGGTGAAAACCATGACCCCGGAGGAAGTCAGGGATATAGGCGGCCGCATGATTTTGAGCAATACCTACCACCTTTATCTGCGGCCGGGCCATGAATTGATCCGGGAGGCCGGCGGGCTGCACCGGTTCATGCACTGGGACGGCCCGATACTGACCGACAGCGGGGGTTTTCAGGTTTTCAGCCTTGGCCCCTTGCGAAAGGTTTCCGAGGAAGGGGTTGCTTTCCGGTCCCACATTGACGGATCGGAGCATTTTTTCAGCCCAGAAAAGGCCATGGAGGTGCAGATGGCCCTGGGGTCGGACATTGCCATGGCCTTCGACGAATGCGCTCCTTATCCTTGCAGCCGTGAGTATGCCCTGGCGGCAACGGAAAGAACCACCCGCTGGGCCAGGCGGTGCCGGACCGCCCACGACAGGGAGGATCAGGGCCTTTTCGGCATTGTTCAGGGCGGCACGTTCAAGGACCTGCGCGAAAGAAGCGCCCGGGAACTGGTTGAGCTTGATTTTCCCGGCTATGCCATCGGCGGGCTGAGCGTGGGAGAGCCCAAGCAATTGATGTACGAGGTGCTTGATTATACCGTACCGCTTTTACCGGAGGAAAAACCGCGCTATTTGATGGGTGTCGGTTCGCCCGATTGCCTGGTGGAAGGAGTTTTGCGGGGAATAGATATGTTCGACTGCGTCCTGCCCACCAGAATAGCCCGCAACGGCACCGCTCTGACCAGGCAGGGCCGGCTGGTGGTTCGCAATGCCGAATACGCCAGGGATTTTTCTCCCCTGGAGCCTGACTGCGACTGCTATGCCTGCCGGAACTATACCCGCGCTTACATCAGGCATCTAATTAAAGCCAACGAAATACTGGGCATCCGCCTGACCACCATTCACAACCTCTACTTTATTATGAAGCTGATGGAAGAAATAAGGGCGGCAGTCCGGCAGGGCAGAATGTTGCAGTTCAGGGACGATTTTTTGAGAAAATATCAGGGAGACTGA
- the ArsR gene encoding predicted transcriptional regulator, with protein sequence MTILLLIKPGRRVAGMTSTLVEYFTGVQHRLPCEAERVLKALEDHGPMNKEELSLTAKVKRAVLDHVVMQLYALGLVEVTTEGKSKMCSLTSLGWDFLGLSKAG encoded by the coding sequence ATGACCATACTATTATTAATAAAACCTGGAAGGAGGGTGGCAGGAATGACTTCCACGCTTGTGGAGTACTTTACCGGAGTGCAGCACCGCCTGCCCTGCGAGGCGGAAAGAGTGTTAAAGGCTCTGGAAGACCACGGGCCGATGAATAAGGAAGAGCTGTCTTTGACGGCAAAGGTAAAAAGGGCTGTGCTGGACCATGTGGTAATGCAGCTCTATGCCCTTGGCCTGGTGGAAGTGACAACCGAGGGGAAGAGCAAAATGTGCAGCCTTACAAGCCTGGGATGGGACTTTCTTGGCCTCAGCAAAGCCGGTTAA
- the QueA gene encoding S-adenosylmethionine:tRNA-ribosyltransferase-isomerase (queuine synthetase), with product MNLSDFDYFLPDELIAQEPLPERDMSRLMVVRLDGKEFEHRLFKDIVDYLNPGDALVINETKVIPARLVGRKEGTGARIELLLLRRLDSSRWEALVRPGKKAPKGTAVVFGEGLLACRILDSTAYGGRVVEFSFEGLFEEVLERVGVMPLPPYIKKPLLDQQRYQTIYARQAGSAAAPTAGLHFSPGLLSRIREMGVAVIPVLLHVGLGTFRPVRTEDIRRHRMHAEYYEITEEASRAIAETRARGGRVIAVGTTTTRCLESAAEEGGRVRPGSGWTEIFIYPGYRFKVIDGLVTNFHLPKSTLIMMVAALAGRERILAAYREAVGLRYRFFSFGDAMLII from the coding sequence TGAACTGATTGCGCAGGAGCCGCTCCCCGAGAGGGACATGTCCAGGCTGATGGTCGTCCGCCTCGACGGGAAAGAGTTCGAACACCGCCTTTTTAAAGACATTGTTGATTACCTGAATCCGGGAGATGCTCTGGTTATAAACGAAACAAAGGTGATTCCCGCCCGACTTGTGGGCAGAAAGGAAGGAACCGGGGCGCGCATTGAGCTGCTCCTGTTAAGGCGTCTTGACTCGAGCCGCTGGGAGGCCCTGGTCCGGCCGGGGAAAAAGGCCCCCAAAGGAACGGCGGTAGTATTCGGGGAAGGCCTTCTGGCATGCCGGATCCTTGACAGCACCGCCTACGGCGGCAGGGTGGTTGAGTTTAGCTTTGAGGGTCTTTTTGAGGAGGTTCTGGAGCGGGTAGGCGTAATGCCGCTCCCGCCGTACATTAAGAAACCTCTTTTAGATCAGCAGCGTTACCAGACCATTTACGCCCGGCAGGCAGGGTCTGCGGCGGCCCCCACTGCCGGGCTGCATTTTTCTCCAGGTCTATTGAGCCGGATCAGGGAAATGGGTGTTGCTGTTATACCTGTCCTTTTGCACGTAGGACTGGGCACCTTTCGCCCGGTGAGGACGGAGGACATCCGCAGGCACCGGATGCATGCCGAATACTATGAAATAACGGAGGAAGCCTCCCGGGCCATAGCGGAAACCAGGGCCCGCGGCGGCAGGGTGATTGCCGTGGGCACCACCACCACCCGCTGCCTGGAAAGCGCAGCGGAAGAAGGCGGGAGGGTGCGCCCAGGCTCCGGATGGACCGAAATTTTTATTTACCCCGGTTACCGCTTTAAGGTAATCGACGGCCTGGTTACCAACTTCCACCTGCCAAAATCGACCCTTATCATGATGGTTGCCGCCCTGGCCGGGCGGGAGCGGATCCTGGCCGCATACCGGGAGGCGGTCGGGCTGAGGTACAGGTTTTTCAGTTTTGGGGATGCAATGCTGATCATCTAG